The following nucleotide sequence is from Mangifera indica cultivar Alphonso chromosome 17, CATAS_Mindica_2.1, whole genome shotgun sequence.
ACTATCTGTTTTTGGTTGTTTCGAGGTCTGTTTTATTATGGTGTATGAATAATAACCGTAGTCTTAAGAATTGTTCTTCCTGTTTTTTCCCAATTTTGTTTAAGTTGGGTTTATGGTAGTAGATTTTAAATCTGCATTGTTTTTTGATGTGTTATTGATGATATTGAATTTCAGTCttgattcaaaaaataaagtttctgGAAATGAGAAAAGAATTAACATGTCTGTTTAAGAGGAAATCAACAAGGCTTTATTTCCTAGAATAGGCGGCTCAGTGATGTGATTGTCGTTATAAGCTCTGTTGATTGAATTTATGGAACAGGGATCTTCTTTGTGAAGAGAATTTTTCAATAGAGAGATTTGGAGGATAAATCTTAGAGAAAAACACGATAGTTTAGGTTCTGATAACACATTCACGTTACACTCCTTTTACCTTTTTATAGGCATAATTACCAACGAGTACAGCAAAAAGGAAGCAACTAAGTCCTAAAATTTGGCTATATCCTTAACGTGCTTGGAAACTAGCTACTAGTTTTATCATGCCCAAAGAATAGGAATCAACTCCGCTACTAGTTTTATCATGCCCAAAGAATAGGAATCAACTCCTGGAAATTATAACAAGCAGCAGACTTATTCAACGaaggaataaaataaataaaaaaaactggtCTGCAATCAGAATTAACAGACCAACATCCCCCTTTAATTCTGATTCGGAAGAGTCATCATTTCGAGCATACGCTTCAACTTGGCAAATGTCTCGTACTTCAAAGGTTTGGTGAAAATATCCGCCACCTGGTCTTCGGATTTGCAATACACCAATTCAATTGCTTTCTTCTCAACTTGATCTCTCAAGAAATGATATCGTATATCAATGTGTTTGCTTCTTCCATGTGTGACAGGATTTTTTGCCAAGTCGATTGCAGAAACAttgtcaatatatatttttatcggCCTTTCAATCGGAAAGTGAATTTGGCTCATTACATTGCACAACCATAATGCTTGACATGTGCTTGAAGTTGCAGCTACATATTCTGCTTCACAAGTTGAAAGTGCAACAATAGATTGCTTCTTTGAAGACCATGAACAAGCTATAGcaccaaaattaaaacaatatccaGAAGTGCTTTTTCTATCATCTAATTCTCCGCCCCAATCACTGTCAGCAAAACCTATAAGAGCACAATTAATAGATGACGAATAGAATAAACCATGATCATAAGTGCCCTTTAGGTACCGCATGATTCTTTTAGCCACCTGCATATGAGATTGATGAGGAGTTTCCATAAATTTGCTAATTAAACCAACACCATAACATATGTCTGGTCTCGTGCATGTGAGATATCTCAAACTTCCAACAATTTGCTTGAAATAAGTGGAATTGACATGTTTACCATCGCCTTCCTTGGATAGTTTGGTACCAACTTCTACAGGAGTTCTCACAGGGTTACAGTCATACATATGaaacctttttaaaatttcgGTGGCATACCTTTTCTGACAAATAAAAATTCCATCTTCTTTTTGCACTACTTCAATACCAAGGAAGTACGACATAAGCCTAAGGTCTGTCATTTCAAACTCTTGCATCATAGACCTTTTGAAGTCTTCAatcatttttgaattattgCCTGTGAATATTAAATCATCAACGTAAAGACATAATATCAATACTTCACCAGACTTGTTAACTTTCACATATAACGCATATTCAGATGGGCATTTTTGGAAACCGATTGTATGGAAGAAGGAGTCAATGCGCCTATTCCACGCTCGCGGCGCTTGTTTGAGGCCGTACAATGCTTTCTTTAATTTGTACACCTTATCTTCACTTCCTTGCTTCATGAATCCAGGTGGTTGCTTGACAAAAACCTCCTCTTCGAGTGGACCATTTAAAAATGCTGatttcacatccatttgatggATTTTCCATTGCTTGTGGGCAGCTAAAGCAATTAAAAGtctaattgtttcaattctAGCAACAGGAGAGAAAACTTCTTGGTAATCATAGCCAGGCCTTTGCTCAAATCCTTTCGCCACCAATCTTGCTTTGTGTCTCTCCACCTCACCATttgatttcatctttgttttaaAAACCCACTTCACATCAATAGCTTTGTGACCTTGCGGGACATCAGTTAATTCCCACGTATTGTTTCTTTCAATTGCCTTAATCTCTTCATTCATGGCATTCACCCATTTAGGATTTTGGATTGCCTCCTCGAATGTAACAGGTTCGATATCTGCAAAAAAAACAAAGTGTGCTATTTCTCCATCATCATCAACTTCATCATCAAGATTTACCTCATAATCTCGCAAGCGTACTGATTGTTGGCATTGTCGCCTTGGTCTTCCAGATTCTGTTGGGGTCTGTAGCAAAGTTTCTTGAGCCAAGCTTGATGAGATTGTTTCATTTGTGATAGAAGCTTCTACATCTTCTTCAAGAACATAGATAACACATTTGTTTGAATCATTATGTGAATCCATATCCCATGACCTCTCTGGGATTGGAAGGGGTTACAACAAACCCCCTTGTCGCTTTCTCTCGGTCTTGTCTAATTAGCACAACAAACATGTGTGCACGTTGAGTTTCACATCCTCCTCCATCTTTGGATTAAGTAGTCAATTCGCCGATTTTTCTTACTTTCTCCCTTAATTCGTTGATCTAGAATTTTAGCAATCTTCTTGTCAATTTCCTTTCTAACAGTTAGCGGTGCCCTACGAGTCTGTGCTCGGTCTCCTTCATGATAGGGCTTAAGGAAACTAACACGAAATGTGGGATGTATCTTCATACGTTCAGGAAGCTGAAGTCTATATGCCACTGCTCCAACTCGTTTTACCACCTGAAATGGTCCATCATACCTTTGTGTCAGCCCTTTGTGATATCTTTTGTCCATGATTTTCTTCCAAATTTGCGGAGTCAACTTGAGTAACACCAAGTCCCCTTCTTGAAACTCCACTGGCCTTCTATATTGATCCgcatattttttcattctccTTTGGGCCTTGAGTAAGCTCTCTTCAGCTTCCTCAATCAGTTCGGTCTTCTCACGCGCGAACCTGTACGCTTCAGGGCACTCTCCCTATGATTTTTGTTTCGCCACTTCTAAAGGGGTTAGTGGCTGTTGTCCCAGCGCTACCTTGGCTGGACTCAAACTTGTTGATGAAGACTTGTACACGTTGTAGCAGAATTGTGATATGTCTAGCAATGCCACCTAGTTGCGCTGACTTGCGATCACATAATGTCGTAAGTACTCTTCCAAAAGTGCATTAATCTGCTCTGTTTGTCTGTCAGTTTACGGATGATTAgctgtagaaaatttcaactcCGAACCTATTAGTTTAGATAAATAAGTCCAAAATTTACCCGTGAACCTTGCATCCCGATCGTTTATGATGTCCTTGGTAATCCAAAAATCTTCACAACATACTTGAAAAATAGTTCCGCAACTGTTTGTGCTTGGCATGACTGTGGCGCGACAATGAATATGACATACTTGGGAGTTGATGTCAATGGAtttcaaaagataaaatttgcgtcatttatttttaatagccTCAGGGGTTTCGAGGAATTTGTTTGCCAATTGAAAAAACTATGGgtgaattgattgaaaaaatgttattttgataaggatatattaaaataataatatttttttaataaatattttaacttagttataacataaaattgaaattgaaattaatttaaatttaattcagtattgTAAtagaatttaaactcaatttttttcaaattaaatttagtttgaattggtTTAAGAAAAACTTattgaattcaagtttgacttttttttctatttaattaaatattagttaATAGAACAAGTTGtttcaattttgtattatatcaaCGGTGCtaaagtcataaatttgaaaactgatCTTTTAACcaatcataataaaaaacattgttttaaaGTGATCAACTCATATGTGTCAGCGTTACACATTCACAGATGCCCGTCCATCataaatatgtatcaaaatttaattttgaaataataaaaccGAGGAGTCGCTATCTAGGGCTAGGACAAGGTTTTGCTCCCAAACGTGTGGGAAAATACTCCTTGTACTTGCCGCGGTAATCTGCCTCCCTTCATCCAAACACAACCATGTCGTAGACCCCACCATTTTTCTACCTCTCCCACTTCCTTCAATCCTCTTCTTACACTTGTAATATTTGTCCCACTTCAATCTTTTCGCGCCTCACCTAATTCTCCTACTTCACTTTTCCTAGCCAATTAAAACCAGCTGTATTCACAATCAACGGCCCATAACCATTTCACCAACTCATCaatcatcaaaattataaatccaACGGCTCCTCTTTACTTAACCTTTCACAGGTGTCAACTTGTCAGAGTGCAGTCAACTTTGCCTCGAAGTTTGCCATTTTCCCGACGCTTTTATCACTAGCTCTGAGTAAAGTCTCTTTTATTTTCCTCAGTTTCTGCAGCTCTCCGTAAGGCTTTTTATCGCTCTTAGCTTTTCTTTTTAGTGGTTTTCTCTGAAAATCTAGGGTTTCTTCTTGTCCGCTTGACCTGTCTGTGATTTACtgtttgtttttccatttttgaaattGCAACTTCTGAGGACATTTTGTCTCTGATTGTTGTGCTTTCTCTAAAGTGTtacttaggtttttttttttggagatttTTTCTTCTTCGGTGTTTGTGATGGTTTTAATGGAAAGGAGTTAGGGTTTGAAACTTGTGAGAGATGGAAAATTCTTGGCAGATGAAATGTGGCTCGTCCAATCCATCAACGGCTTCGTCAACCTCGCAGGAGCTTCGGAATCAGGTATTATGCTCAAGCTTTTAGTTTCGTTGTTGTTTGTTCGAGTGTGTGAAGGCGGCTCAATATGAAAAGCTTGGTAGAAACTGAGGTTGCTTTTATTTTCACTGTACTGTATCCCTGCGGAAGGTCAAATGAGGGATGCGCATTGATTGGAAGTTAGGGAATGCATCGTTAGCTTGGGAAAAAATAAGGGAACCATAGCCTTTGCATCGTGGAAAATTCTTCCATCTTTATGTTTCTATTCTATGTACTCGTACACTGGCAGAGATCTATGTGTTTTCTTGTTTCGTTACCCCTGCATGCTTTCAATACTTTGGGGTTTGCCTATATGTACGGAATGCTTATGTTTACTATTTGTTTCGGAGTCTTCTTTTGTGTAAAGCAATTTTGGTATGTTGGACTCACggctttcattttttgtttttaatagaTGGAGACGGTTTCTAGCCACTGTTTTTATCCTCCTATTGCACAGGGTTTGAGATCAACCGGGAATGGACGGGTGTTAGATTCAAGGTATCCCAATGTTCAGAGCATAAGTTCCCGCAGACTTGGCAATGCCGAACTGGGAAATTCATTTCTTGCTCTTCTTTCTGGACCACCATCGTTATTGCAGTGTGATCCTCAGGAATTTCCTAATCCAAATGCATTCAGTTCCTCTTGTGGTAAACTTCCAATTAATGGTGGTGGTGTACTTAATAGCACTATTGGAAGTGGAGTGCCACCAATAACGACTGGGCTGTTGTCCGCACATCAGATTAATCGAAACATGCAAAATGGGTCAAATATTTGCTCGGCATCTAGAGCTGTGGTAAATTCCAATTACAGTAGCAAATCAGTTGTGCGTGATGTTCttcaaactgaaaaattagatcTGCAGGGTTCAGACCTTGCTAATGCAGTTATTCATCAATTGGGTCCTAGAAATGAGAGAGCGAAGGAATTTTGTTCTGTGAAAGGGAAATGGAAAAGTGCAAGTTCTGTCAATATTGGGAAGCTTTTTCCAATATCACAAAAAGGGCCACAAGAAGCACTCTCATCTGTGTCTAGCCAGTCATCTATTTGTACAAGTGGTTGTCCCCGTGTAATTTGCCTGGGTGCAAGTGAGTGGTTCAATCCTAATTATCAGTTAAAATGATATGCATGTTATGTACTGACGTtgtgttatatttattaatctaaaGGTGGGGAGCTGCTTCTCAGCAATACAGGACTTCTTGGTATTGTGTGCTGCTGCCATCATTTTCATATGTCTGTTGCTAAATTTTGTGAGGTATTTTCTGcttatattttacataaaatttctGTTCACCATATTAATACAGCCTTAACAGTGAAACCCTTTTCTAAAGGCATTTACCATCTATTTTGTGCTCgactgtattttttttcttgcagcATTTAGGATTATGTGCTGTTAACCCTGGGGATGCTGTTCATATGGAGAGTGGAGAGACCCTTAGTCAATGGCGTAAGCACTACTTCCAGAAATTTGGGGTAaggattatatatatttttgctgGCCTTCTTTTATCCATAGAATTGAACATGTCCTTTATTGACTTATACGTCCATTTACGTATGCCTGAGTTGTCTGTGGGCTCACATGTTAATAGCAAAGTGTGGATACATAAAGGTGAAAAGAGTATTTGGTTCCCAAAAGGTTTTTTGCTTTCAGGACCTTTTTGTTCACTTTCTTTGGTTTCATGTCTTATATAGTCTTACAATTAAAAGTTGCCACTGGATCATACTGATACCAATATAGATTTCTGATCCCTGGTTGTTTATGTGAATAGATTTTCCATATAAAATAAGTCTGTTGAGAGATATTGCAGCAGTTTGCATTTTATCTATTATCATAAATCCTGAACTTTAAATATGGGCCTTCTCCTGCTAATTGTGTttttgaatattactttattgaCAATGGTAGAAATTCTGTTTCAGAATGTTAATGCATGTGAGTGTAAAGGATTTAACTTATAATTTACTTGTTTCATGgacttttctctcatttttaaGGTCATGCAAGTAGCTTGTGTACTTTAGGTTATCCCTTATGAGAGATTGGCTGATATAAGAGTTATTTGTTGCTACTGTACATGGACATGCTTGTAAGTTTTATGTTGCTATAGAACAgctttatttaaaattgagtaattATTGGGTATAATGGCTTATAGTTTTTTAGCTTCCCATTGTTCTTTATCTTTGGAATTGAGAGTTGTATTTCTTATTGGCATGTGTTTGAAGCACCGAGAACACTGGATGGTGATGTTTTTATGATGCTTTAGATCAGGGTTCCAGATGATCAGAGTGGATGGGACTGGCCTGAAGCATTACCAGCAACTGCTGGTTTGGTGAAATCTAGTGTGGTTGTGCCAAGCATGCCCAACAATTCTGACTTGGCTAAACTTGCTGGCTCATCTGGAGGTGTGTCTGGACAGCGTTTAGATAATTTTGCTTTTGCAAATAACCCTCATACAGATCAAAATCCGATGATTCACTTGCTGCATGAGAACGTTCAGAGATATGGTGAGGGTGATAATAATCATATGTTCAAGGGCTTGATTAATACTCTGCAAGGCAACTTGCAAGCTGTGGCAGATAACCAGAAAATGGAGTGCCCTATGTCTAGGTGTTCAACGTCATCAAAGCTTGTGGATAGAGGACCAGATAGTGTCTTACAATCAATATCTGCTTGCATTGATTCTCTTGTCAACTCCAGAAATGCATCCTTCACCCACCCTATTTCACAGAATTCAAGAATCTTAGGTAAAAGTTATGATGtcagcaaaattaaaaattcatgtGATGGGGTTACTGCCGATAATATTGCTGTTTCTTCAAGCATAGAGCTGAAGCTTGGGCAGCCATATCAACAGATTCAACCTTCAGGAAATTCTGTTACACCAGTCTGTGCACCAAAGTCATTAGACACTCTAGTTGGATCGTCGAAGTCTCTTTTCCTGGAGCAGATGATTCATAATGGTGCGTCATAAAATGTTTTTACTTAGCTCATTATTTAAggtattttacttattaaataatagcatgttcatatatttatatatatgtgtatataccACTATGGATGAAAAATTGTTGACGGATTAGTTATGTAATGATGCAGCAGCTAATTGCAAGGAAAAGGTGGAATCCAGACAATATTATCAACGCTTTGCTGGCCCTTCAAATTTTTCTGCAGGAGCAGAACAAAGCCAAATGAACCTAGGAAACCACACATTTGGAATATCTAGTGCCTTGGATACTACCACCAAGCTAGAAAAAGCTGATGGCAATATCAGTAAATGTTCTGTGGTTCCGTTAGTTGCAAACTTTAAAGCACCACCAGGGAGAAATGAAAACTCTATAGCTAATAATAACATGGTCATCGGTGATCATATCATGCCTAAGCCATCTAATCATGAATCTGATACTGCCAAGTCTAACCTGGTTAGTGTTCCATGGATTGTTGGTAATGGTTTAGAAAGGCAATTGAACCTTTCTGAAATGGGTTTCTTCAAACACAAGGACAAGGGTAAAGGGACAGGATGTGTTATTGATAGCTCTTTTGCCATGACAGATAAAGAATGGAAAATCCAAAAACATTTGAAGAATCCTAACACCTTCAGTGTAGCCATGAGTGAAAGCAGTAATCCCTGTTTTTCTGCAGTACATGAAAATAGCTGTCATTTGCCACAGTCAACAGGGCTGCCACCAGTTACATTTGATGCCAGAAACCTTCTTAACCATCCTGAGGAAGTTCCTTCTTTTGGGAGTGATGGGCATGTAAACCCTGCTTTCATGAGATCCATGGGCCCACCTGTGGGTTCTGGGCAAATTTTACAACCACAAGCTGTCTCGATGGCGTTTCCTTCAACCACTTCTACCTCCTTGCAGGGGATGGCTCCAGCTGTCTCAAAACTGGAGGGCATAACTGTGAACCCCTATTTGCTGGATGAAAATAGGAGACGGCTTGCTTTTAGGCAGATATTGGAGTTATCCAAACAGCAACATACTTCCCTTGCCCTGGACTTGGATAAAGGGAGAGTAGTTAATCTTTCTAATTTCAATATTCAATACCCTCTTGCTGAGTCTTCTACATTTGGAGACCAAAGGCTTATTCCAAAATTTACCAGCCCACAAAATGTTTCTGAAGTTGCCATGGTATCACCCTCATCTGGTGCGTATACTAGATTGGGTTTTAATGTTGAAAGAACACCCCCTGTGACAGGCAAGAATTTGTCTCTTTTCCAATTGATTTTAAAGTCTGGTTAATTGCCTTCTAATGACTGTTATTGTGGTTGTTACATGAAGTTTGTAAgatgtttttttgtttgtccAGATTTGAACAGCTTTTGTGACTTCTCAACTTCGACTCAAGGGAAATCATTGCTTTCCAGAGAGGTTGATCTGCAGTGCCAATTTTCTCATGATTGTCTTCCAAATAAGCAGCTTTCATTGAGGTTAGTTTGGCAGTATCATCTTTTATTAGAAGTGCAGTGTTGTAGTATACTCTCAGAAGTTTGGTCTGCAAACTTGTTTTTGTGCATACGTATCAATCTGCACTGCAATTCTTTGGTGTAATTCAGAAGTTATCtcagaaaaattttaaattagggctttatgtttaaatcaaattgttaTTCATCAATCTCTGAGTTCATTCTATGACTAATTGCCAAAGAACTGCTTTCAATGGTAGTTGGTGGCAACCCGAGGTCTGTTACTTTTATATTGTATGCATATCCTCTGTGTATATGTAGTAGTGTGTTACAGAGGTATTTTCATTCACCATTTAAGATCATTGTTGTTTGCTGTTGATCTTGGTGGCCTGAGGTGGGGTAATGGGTGTATGTTTACTGAGCCTTAAAATGGTGAGTCATGTTGAAGTACTAATTATAGGTTGCgctaattgttattttaatttgagcAAGTGGCTTCATTCTGTAGTATTCTTTTTGTATGTTCTGAATTTTGTATATTGACCTTTTAATTTTGCTTCATATTCACTTTTTTTCGGAGAAATGCTAGCAACACTCTCTTCCTCGTTCTCTTTTTGATGCTTATACTCCTTCTAACATGTGTACAAAAGACAAAATCaaccaatattttattatggtACCAGCTTGCAACTTATTGTCTTTTATACATGTGCTGAGAGGAGTGAGAGAATGAAAACTAAGTGTTTCTGGCACCCCTTTTTTGTATTGCTTTATCAAATTTATGACACCGGTTCTTTAGTAAATTTAGTTGTGTCAGTGATATATCTGTCATGTTATAAAttggtttttataatttggCAGAGGTGAAAATGGTACTGCTTCAACTGAATGTGCACAATGCTACCAGGGAATGCCTTGTGCATATTTTCTGGGGCAGTTTGGCTGTGCAGCTTACTCAACGTGCTTGGGAGGGAACTTCGAGTTAAAGACTGGAAGCTCTACAAATACCTTCAAGGATCAGTTGGGAAATGTCAATGGTGAAACCTCTATGCTGGACGGTGCTGGTCCAAACAAAAACAGTGTTTCCTTGGACCAAAGAGGAAAATCAAAGGGGCAACCATGTAATACCATTGTCTGTCATGCTTCTCAGTGGAGAGATGTCCCAAGCAAGTTTAAAGGGGTCTCTAATGTGACAGGTTTGGAGTGTTCAGCAAATGTGTTGGACGGGAGGGGACATATGGAGGGTCAGGTTGGCCATGCTGCTAAATGCTCTTATGGAACCATGAAGATACCCAACTCCTTGAAAGAGCGAGAAATGTCTAATGTTTCCTCTGGATGCTCTGCTGCTGCTATTACTCAGGCATCAATTCAGATCAGCAATATGGATTCTCCTACTGTTGATGCTGGGAATACCAGATATGTAAATAATCATGTGGTTGATGAAGGATCAGGAATTGACAAATGCTGGTCATCAGATGATGCCCTTGAAAGTGAAAGAAGTGCTGAGTTCCTGGGCTCTAATAGTAACTTCAGTAAAGAAGGATCTTCCAATGttttaaataaacaatcatCACGTAGTCTTCTTGACGAGCTTAAGCTCTTAGATTCCTTGACATGGAAGAAAAACTGGAATCAATTTCATACAAGGCTTCCTGTCCATGGAAaggtcaatttaaaaaaaaatgagagaggCTTTAAAACTGGGAAGAGAAAGAAATCAGAGAAATTTAAGATGCTGGAAGCACCATTTCTCGCTGCTAGTACTCTGGTAGTACACCATGAACGCCCTAAAGGTACTGACACTTCTGAGCCTGGCCCAACCAAAGATGTGGAAATGCTTCAACCATCTGTGCAAGAAACTTATAGGTCTGGTGCTTCTTTTTTTGGACCTGGTTCTAAATTTGGAAGGTCTACATTGTCTTCATCCAAAGAATCGTCTCGTAAAAGAGATCTAGAAATGATTAATGGTCATAGGGATGGAGAAGACGATTATGACATGGAACTAAACAGCAACTCTAACCTTGGCAAAAACCATGATCTTTCTGGCACGAAGAAATTAAAAAGGGCTTGGACTTCTGATTGTATTCGGAAGTCACAGATGGAAGAACTAACACCTGCAGACTCTAAGAGTAGTGTAATGTGCAAATCATTTGGGTTTTTAAAGGCTTCTTCTGGTTGTGAGGGAAGCATTTATTTTAGAAAAGCAAGGCCTGTTGTATGTGGGAAGTATGGTGAAATATCTTGTGGAGAACATACTGGAGATGTGTCATGGCCTGTAAAAATTGTTTCTCTTAGTAAGGTTCTCAAAGCTGCGAGAAGATGTGCAATATCCGAAAATTGCAAGCCTAAAGTAACTTTCCCCAAGGACTTGAAGAAGACATGGTTCTCTGGAAGTGATGCAGATttgaagaaagaggaagaaagtGGAATGCATCATGCTTCGATCTTTAACGAAATGAACATTGATCCTTTTGTAGTAAGTGACAAGATTTGCCCCAAATGGGGCAAGCTGTTTGTTGATGAGAAATCCATTTCAGAGGAAGAGTGTGAAGCTGAAGGCAAGAAGAAGTGCAAGATTTTGAACACTAGTGTTCATCCTAAATTAAAGCCTAAGAGTAAGGAAATTCGCAAGCGCAGTCTTTTAGAGCTAACAAAGAAAGGTAATTGTATcacttttattttctattagcTCATTTCAGTGATGCATGTCAAGTAATTACTGAACTCAAAGCCTAAGCTGATTGGTACTGGGTTGAGAAAAGTATTTAAGCTCTAGTAATGCATAACCCCATAAATTTCATTCAAGGATATTTAGTCTAATGACTCTCAGGCGATTTTAAGTGATTTTGTGGGTTTAATAGGTTAAATTTATGTCCTTAATATAATGAGTTACACAAACTTATGTCAATGGATTTTTTCTGTGAATGTATTTAGACATTTTTGTTTTGCTAAGTTAATTATTGTTATCTGGCCCCTAATTatgccatttttttatttttaaaattgcttGCGTTgctaatatttgttaattatcagGAAGAACTTTTGGTTCTGTAAGTTTTGCCCATATGAAGAGCTCAAAAGGCATGCCAAAAATGAAAATGgggaaaattttaaagaatgCTGAGGGTAATGGGCATCATATCGGTGGATCATGCAAAGTTGGTGCTGAAAAGTAAGTGAGCAAGTTGATAccctaaaaaaatattgattattgcTAGTTTCATTGTGCTGTGAAGATTGACTCTGAGGTTAATTGGTTATTATGCAGATTAAATCAAAAGCACAGGTCTTTGTCTGCTATGGATTTGGATGCATTCTGCTGTGTGTGTGGAGGctcaaacaaagatgaaatcaaTTGCTTATTAGAATGCAGTCGCTGTTTCATCAAAGTAGGTGGcagttcatattttttttgct
It contains:
- the LOC123200432 gene encoding uncharacterized protein LOC123200432 isoform X1 is translated as MENSWQMKCGSSNPSTASSTSQELRNQMETVSSHCFYPPIAQGLRSTGNGRVLDSRYPNVQSISSRRLGNAELGNSFLALLSGPPSLLQCDPQEFPNPNAFSSSCGKLPINGGGVLNSTIGSGVPPITTGLLSAHQINRNMQNGSNICSASRAVVNSNYSSKSVVRDVLQTEKLDLQGSDLANAVIHQLGPRNERAKEFCSVKGKWKSASSVNIGKLFPISQKGPQEALSSVSSQSSICTSGCPRVICLGASGELLLSNTGLLGIVCCCHHFHMSVAKFCEHLGLCAVNPGDAVHMESGETLSQWRKHYFQKFGIRVPDDQSGWDWPEALPATAGLVKSSVVVPSMPNNSDLAKLAGSSGGVSGQRLDNFAFANNPHTDQNPMIHLLHENVQRYGEGDNNHMFKGLINTLQGNLQAVADNQKMECPMSRCSTSSKLVDRGPDSVLQSISACIDSLVNSRNASFTHPISQNSRILGKSYDVSKIKNSCDGVTADNIAVSSSIELKLGQPYQQIQPSGNSVTPVCAPKSLDTLVGSSKSLFLEQMIHNAANCKEKVESRQYYQRFAGPSNFSAGAEQSQMNLGNHTFGISSALDTTTKLEKADGNISKCSVVPLVANFKAPPGRNENSIANNNMVIGDHIMPKPSNHESDTAKSNLVSVPWIVGNGLERQLNLSEMGFFKHKDKGKGTGCVIDSSFAMTDKEWKIQKHLKNPNTFSVAMSESSNPCFSAVHENSCHLPQSTGLPPVTFDARNLLNHPEEVPSFGSDGHVNPAFMRSMGPPVGSGQILQPQAVSMAFPSTTSTSLQGMAPAVSKLEGITVNPYLLDENRRRLAFRQILELSKQQHTSLALDLDKGRVVNLSNFNIQYPLAESSTFGDQRLIPKFTSPQNVSEVAMVSPSSGAYTRLGFNVERTPPVTDLNSFCDFSTSTQGKSLLSREVDLQCQFSHDCLPNKQLSLRGENGTASTECAQCYQGMPCAYFLGQFGCAAYSTCLGGNFELKTGSSTNTFKDQLGNVNGETSMLDGAGPNKNSVSLDQRGKSKGQPCNTIVCHASQWRDVPSKFKGVSNVTGLECSANVLDGRGHMEGQVGHAAKCSYGTMKIPNSLKEREMSNVSSGCSAAAITQASIQISNMDSPTVDAGNTRYVNNHVVDEGSGIDKCWSSDDALESERSAEFLGSNSNFSKEGSSNVLNKQSSRSLLDELKLLDSLTWKKNWNQFHTRLPVHGKVNLKKNERGFKTGKRKKSEKFKMLEAPFLAASTLVVHHERPKGTDTSEPGPTKDVEMLQPSVQETYRSGASFFGPGSKFGRSTLSSSKESSRKRDLEMINGHRDGEDDYDMELNSNSNLGKNHDLSGTKKLKRAWTSDCIRKSQMEELTPADSKSSVMCKSFGFLKASSGCEGSIYFRKARPVVCGKYGEISCGEHTGDVSWPVKIVSLSKVLKAARRCAISENCKPKVTFPKDLKKTWFSGSDADLKKEEESGMHHASIFNEMNIDPFVVSDKICPKWGKLFVDEKSISEEECEAEGKKKCKILNTSVHPKLKPKSKEIRKRSLLELTKKGRTFGSVSFAHMKSSKGMPKMKMGKILKNAEGNGHHIGGSCKVGAEKLNQKHRSLSAMDLDAFCCVCGGSNKDEINCLLECSRCFIKVHQACYGVSRVPKGHWYCRPCRTRSKDIVCVLCGYSSGAMTRALQCRTIVKSLLKAWNVETECRPKNAVSSAEIVEDDLNFMRSPEAILDGNKFPVLRPVNIEPTSTALWKVDSPNQLDNVHNSLCCVNNLKVHNSITAGLHDSTVKQWVHMVCGLWTPGTRCPNVDTMSAFDVSGVSRPKENMVCSMCNRPGGSCIRCRVVNCSIYFHPWCAHQKGLLQSEVEGVENENVGFYGRCQLHATHPLCESHSDPIDNELNCSREKELTCARTEGYKGRKRDGFWYNLYGQSRGKSGLVPQDQLNAWIHINGQKSSTQALQNLPVSDVEYDSRKEYARYKQAKGWKHLVVYKSNIHALGLYTSRFISRGEMVVEYVGEIVGLRVADKREIEYDLRRKLQYKSACYFFRIDKEHIIDATCKGGIARFVNHSCLPNCVAKVISVRNDKKVVFLAERDIYPGEEITYDYHFNHEDEGKKIPCFCNSKNCRRYLN